The window CCGGTAAACCCGTAGACTCCGCCGTGGCAAAGGGCAAATATACCACATAGCGGTACTGGGCATCTTCAACCTCGTGGGTTTCTGGGTCGTAGCGGTCGCTCTCACCATAGTAGATGTGCAACGTAGCTCCGGGTATTCCCATATCCAACTTGCCCGATTTGGCCTCTTCTTCACGGATATCAAAAATTTCCGGCCCTGTTTTGCCCTCGGCCCGCAATTCACGTCCCCTAGCCATAAACGGCTCCAGGCTTTTGTGGTAACATGCCGCATTAAAGCCTGATTTTTTGGGATCATCCGCAAGCACAATGAATTCGTTATCCCCCTCCTTGAGCGTCACAAACTCCCCGGCCATATTATAGCCAATGACCTTGCATCCATCACGACTTTCCGCTGGTGCAGCCATTAGCGAAGCGGCAATCAGGGCCTCATCGGAATCGATGGGAACGTAGTTGGTTTTCGTTTCTTCGGCAGTGCTATTTTCGGTTGTTTCGGAGGTAGTGGAATTATCCGTATCCGTATTTTTTTCCGTATTGGTCTTGCAAGAGATAAAGCTTCCGACCAGAGCAATAGATAAGATAAATTTTTTCATGGTGCGTTGGATTTGTTATTGCCGCCTCGTTCCAAAAAAGAGTGGCAACTCTTGATGGTTATTTGAAGAACTTAAGCGCCAATAGAATGTTTGAAGGAAGTTAAAGAATATTTGGGAAACGCATGCTTAAGCCAGCGTAAAATTCTAAACCCCAGTCGCTTCCTTAACCAACTCCGCCTCAAAAAGGTTGGTGAAATGATGGAGTAACTTTTCCTTGACTTCGCCCATATCCACAACCTTTTGGCCAAGCTCAACATTTAGGGATGTTACCGCTTTGTCCTTGATGCCGCAGGGAATCATCAAATCAAAATAACCCAAATCGGTATTTACGTTGAGAGCGAAACCGTGCATGGTGACCCAACGGCTAGCACGAACACCCATGGCACATATTTTTCGGGCAAAAGGAGTGCCCACATCCAACCAAACGCCGGTTTCTCCTTTGGAGCGTTGGCCTTTAAGACCGTAATCGGCCAAGGTCAAAATCACCATTTCCTCCAAAAAACGAAGGTATTTATGGATATCGGTAAAAAAGTTGTCCAAGTCCAAAATGGGGTAGCCCACAACCTGTCCTGGGCCATGGTAGGTAATATCTCCCCCACGATTGATCTTGTAAAAAGTAGCCCCTTTCTCCGCCAGTTTCTGTTCGTCCACCAACAAATTATTGATGTCACCACTCTTGCCCAAGGTATACACGTGCGGGTGCTCCACAAACAAAAAATGGTTCGGTGTTTCAAGGCCTGCATCCTCCCGCCTATTGCGCACTTTGGTGTCCACAATATGCTTAAACAATGCTTCTTGGTAATCCCAAGTCTCCTTGTAATCCTTGAATCCTAAATCCTGTAGGGCAACCTTTTTGTTCATGCCACAAAGATACGAAGGCTTGTTCTAGAAAACTATTTCTCCAGCTCTACCTCCAAATCGAGTACGGACGGGTCCTTCATCAAATCCAGAAAGTTGACTTCGTAGATCAGGGTCTTGCCATCTTGACTAAAAGTGGCTGCCTCGGCGGTGGTGGATTTAATTTTCTTGGGAAAGTGATACTTCAAGGTGTACGTTGATCCAGAAAGAAACATTTCGGCTCCTTCCAAACTGTCCAACTGTTGCTGAAAGAGCTCTTGGTCCAGAATTTCGGCCTTACGGGTGAACTTGTTCTTTTTAAAGGTGTAGTAAACCTCCGTGGGCTGTTCGGTGGGTTTCATTTGGCCTTGCTGCGGATTGGAATTGTTTCCAATGGAACTTGCATCCTGAAAAGCGG is drawn from Flagellimonas sp. MMG031 and contains these coding sequences:
- the lipB gene encoding lipoyl(octanoyl) transferase LipB yields the protein MNKKVALQDLGFKDYKETWDYQEALFKHIVDTKVRNRREDAGLETPNHFLFVEHPHVYTLGKSGDINNLLVDEQKLAEKGATFYKINRGGDITYHGPGQVVGYPILDLDNFFTDIHKYLRFLEEMVILTLADYGLKGQRSKGETGVWLDVGTPFARKICAMGVRASRWVTMHGFALNVNTDLGYFDLMIPCGIKDKAVTSLNVELGQKVVDMGEVKEKLLHHFTNLFEAELVKEATGV